The Pantoea sp. Aalb genomic interval AAAATGCTTTTCTGATTCTTTTTTATGTGCTACAACTTCTGCATTTTCTTCTTCATTATTTAATTTATTTAAAGAATTATCTACTTTACTAACAGATTGAAAATGTTTACCGTTAAATTCGACAAGGTAACTCATCATCCATTCATCAATACGATCAGAAAGTAATAGTACTTCAATGCCTTTCTTATAGAAAATTTCTAAATGTGGATTACTTTTTGCTGCAGCATAACTATCTGATGTAATAAAATAAATTTTTTCTTGGCCTTTTACCATTCGATTTAGATAACTATCTAAAGAAATATTTTGAGTAGAATCTTTACTATAAGTAGTAGTAAAACGAAGTAATTTGGCAATTGCTTGTTGATTTTCATGATCTTCTGCTGGTCCTTCCTTTAAAACCATACCAAATTCTTTCCAAAATTGATTATATTTTTCTTCATCATCTTTAGCTAGTTTTTCTAACATTTGTAAAGTTCTTTTAATTATTGAAGACCTTAAGCTCTGAGTAATACGACTATTTTGTAAAAGCTCACGTGATACATTTAGAGGCAAATCATTCGAATCAATCAAACCACGTATGAAACGTAAATAATTGGGTATAAATTGCTTTGTATCATCCATAATAAAAACACGTTGTACATAAAGTTTTAAGCCGTATTTAATATCACGATTCCACATATCAAAAGGTGCTTGTGATGGAATATATAATAAACTAGTGTATTCTTGTTTACCTTCAACTCGATTATGAGTCCAAATAAGTGGATCATTAAAATCATGGGCAATATGCTTATAAAATTCTTTATATTCATCAACACTTATTTCAGATTTAGTGCGTGTCCATAATGCTTGAGCTTTATTAATTTTTTCCCAAGTAAATATATTACTGTCTTCTTTTTTGATTTCCATTTCTACTGGTAATGCGATATGATCAGAATATTTACTAATAACACTACGTACTCGTGACATATCAAGAAACTCATCTTCACCTTTACGAAAATGTAATATCACTTCAGTTCCTCGATCATTTTTTTCAATATTTGCTAAGGTATATTCTCCCTCACCAGATGATTCCCAAAATACACCTTCCTCTATTTTTACACCTGCTGCCCGCGTGCGTATAGTAACTTTATCAGCTACAATAAATGCTGAATAAAAACCAACGCCAAACTGACCAATTAATTGATTATCTTGTATTTGACTTGACCCCATAGATTTTATGAAATTTTTAGTACCAGACTGTGCAATAGTGCCAATATTTTCAATTACTTCATCACGGCGCATACCAATACCATTATCCGTAATAGTCAATGTACGATTTTCTTTATTAATAGATATACGCACATGTAAATTCCCATTACCTTCATATAAATCCGGTGTAGACAAAGCAAGGAATCGTAATTTATCAGCAGCATCAGAAGCATTAGAAATAAGTTCACGTAAAAAAATCTCTTTATTTGAATAAAGAGAATGTATCATCATATTTAAAAGTTGTTTTACTTCTGATTGAAAAGTACGTGTTTCTTGCCCTTGCATAATAATTATTACCTCAACAAAATACAGTTAATCGAAAGTCGAGTTTAAAATGGGAATAATGAAAGAAAATTTCAAGTTAGTTTAATCTAATCAATAAAGAACAAGATTTAATTTTTTTATTATATCTAATTTGTTAATTACTTTTAATTATAACATGGATTATATTCAAATTATATTACATAAATTATTATTTTTTATTTTCTTGATATTATAGTAATGTATATATTTATATATAGATTATATAAAAAATTATTTTTACTTAGAACTTTTATATGATTTTAAGATTTTAAAAATAATTTACTACATTAATTTCGGCTTGTACTATATATCACCTACAAATAAAATATATCCATAATAATAAAGTTTAAAAAATATATTAATAACATTAAAAAGGCATATTAAACCCTGGTGGTAATTGCATACCAGCAGAGACAGCAGCTATTTTTTCTTTTTGATTTTCAACTATACGACGAGCAGCATCATTAAATGCAGCTGCAATTAAATCTTCTAACATTTCTTTATCATCTTCTAGTAAGCTAGGATCTATCTTAATACGCCGACAATTATGAGCGCCGTTTATAGTTACTTTTACTAGACCTGCACCTGATTCTCCTGTTACCTCTAAAGCTGCTATTTCTGCTTGAATTTTAGCCATCTTATCTTGCATTTGTTGGGCTTGTTTCATCAAATTACTTAATCCGCCTTTACCAAACATAATATTTTCTCTCTGCTAGAGCTGTATACAGTTAAAGAACACCAGCATGTTTATATAGGTATAATACTCTCTTCGTCCAAATCAGCATCGAATAATTGACGCAATGTTTGAACATAAATATCATTTTTAATAGATTGATGCGCTTTTTTTAATTTTTTTTGATATATAGAATGATACCATTCTATAGGTGTCAATGATTTTGAATAATCATCATCAATAATAATAATTAATTTAATTAATTTATTCCTATTTTTACTAATAGCATCTTGTAATAATTTATACACATCAGTAGAATTTAAATGCTGATGGCTACTACGTAAGTGTAAAGTAACTATTCCTTTTTCATTTATTTCTTTCCAAGAATTTAGTGCAAGTTGCTTTGCTGACTCTGGTAGCACAAATGTTGTGATTTCAGATATCCACTCTTCAATATCCCGTCTTTTTTCATTGAGAACTTCTTGTGTTACGGATAATTCGTCTGTATTAGTTTTTTTTTTAATTTTACTAATAATATCATTTTTATTAATAATCTTATGATTAAGTTCTAAGTTTTTATATGTAGTAACTAGTGGATCATCATTAGATTTTTGATTATTTTCCCAGCAAGATAACTTAAGTTTATCTAGTGTTGTAATAGGAAATTTATCTATATTCTGTTTTATATTCTCTGTAATATTGTCTGTTACATTACTTTTTTTTAATTTATTCTCCTTTAACAGTTGTGATCTTGCTTTTAATAGATGATTAATTGTGTTCGGCATGTTATCTAATTTAGATATCTCTTCAGAATTAGATGATAATGGGAATAAATTTTCATATGTAAGATTTTTTACTGTGTGTAATTTTGTATTTTCATACTCTGATGAAAATTGAGAGCATTTTTGTGTTTTTAAAATTGGTTCTTGAATAGGGTAGGATATGTTTTCTTGTGGATGAAATACTAATGCACGTAACATAGTCATTTCTACACCTAATCGATGATTTGGAGCTAATGGCAATTCTTTGCGTCCCATTAATAAAATTTGGTAATATAATTGTACATCAGTAGGTGGTAATACACGTGCTAAACAACATAGACGTTGCATATTTTTAGGGTTATCATCATTAAAAAATTTTAAAGATGTTGGTAGTAATTGTATCATAGCAATACGATGCAATAAACGTATCATTTCTACTAATAACGATTCCCATTCTATACTTTGTAAAGCTACATAATTAAGTAATTCCATAACTTCTGAAACTTTACCTTCTACAAGTGCTTCAATCAGAGATAAAGGCTGTTCATCATCTAACATACCTAACATTTCAACTACAATTTTTCTTCTTATAGAACCATGCCCTATAGCTATTGCTTGTTCAGTCAAACTTAAGGCATCACGCATACTACCATGAGCAGCATTTGATATTAAGTAAAGTGCTCGTGGTTCTGATTGAATATGTTCTTGTTTTAAAATATATTCAAGTTGTTGTTGAATCTGTTCAATGCTTAGGGATTTAAGATGAAACTGTAAACAACGTGAAATAATAGTACTCGGTAATTTTTGTGGTTCAGTAGTAGCTAATAAAAATTTTACATGTAATGGTGGCTCTTCAAGTATTTTTAATAATGCATTAAAACTATGGCGTGATAGCATATGTACTTCATCAATTAAATAGACCTTAAATCTTCCACAAACTGATGCATATTGTACATTATCTAGCAAATCCAGCGTATCTTCTACTTTAGTACGAGATGCAGCATCAATTTCGATTAAATCTATAAAGTGTCCTTCTTCAATTTCACGGCAATTTTTACATTGCCCACATGGTATTTCGGTTATGCCAATTTCACAATTAAGACCTTTTACAAATAAACGAGCAATTGACGTTTTACCTACTCCACGAGTACCAGAAAAAAGATAAGCATGATGAATACGTTTTTGCGATAAACCATTGGTTAATGCTGCCAATACATACTTTTGACCTACTACATCGGCAAAAATTTGTGGACGCCATTTTCGTGCAAGTACTTTATAGCTCATAGTATTTATTTTAAATTAATTAAACTCAGCTATTAAAAAATGTTAGTCATTATAAATAATAAAATTTATAAATCATAAGCATAATTAACTTTATTTTATAAAATACATAAAACTAGAAAAGTTTTAGTGTTATTTTTATTTTTGAAAAATTTTATCTATCTTTTTAAGTGTAGATTCAAATATTTTAGAATTTGTTGTTTTAAAAGAACAATAATTTTTTTATTTTAAAAGAAATCTAACAAGAAAAAATATTTCTTTAAAAAAACATCATTTTAATTAACAGTTATTTAGCATAGATAAAAATTATCTATGCTTTTTAGATACTTAAAATCTTTCAAAACAAATTAATGTAATCATTATTTAATAATGATATTAATGAATAATAAACTAAAGAAAATTTTAAAAATAAGTAATAACTTTAAAGAAAGAAAGTAAAATATAAAAGTAATGTATTTAAATTAAGCAATCTCTAATTACAATAATTAAAAGTCTAATTTATAGGATATTTAGTTACTGCAAATTAAATTTTAATTATATATATTAATTATATATATATATCTAATAATTATTGAATTAGAAGATAAAACTAATCTTAAGTAGTAAATTATTACTAATGTATTAAACTATTACTAATAATGATAGATAACTTCATTGTTGTTCATTATTATTTATTATTGTTTACTATAACTGGTAGAGGTTTTGTGTACTATATCCAGACACACGAGAATCACTTGCTACGGCTGCTTCTTTCCAGCTCTGACCGAATTCACAAGCTATCGTTGTAGGAAAGCAACAAAACCTCTATTGAAATAAAATATCTTATATTTTACTAATAATTTAATAATTAAAATACTATTATATATTTTTATATTAATAAAATATTTTTTAGAAAAAATCAATAATCAATTTATTATTAATAATAAAATATTAAAATTAATTGTACATGTTTATTTTACACTAATAATTATTAATATATGATATATATATTAATATAAATTTATTTTTTTTAATTTGATAATACTAAATCAATATATTGGTATTAAAAATGAAACGAGCTGTTCTCTTATTTAGTGGTGGACAAGATTCAACTACCTGTTTAATCCAAGCAAATAATCTTTATGATGAAATACATTGTATTACTTTTTATTATGGACAACGTCATCATAAAGAAATCGAAGTTGCAACTGAATTAGCATATAATCTAGGTATGAAAAATCATAAAATTATAGACGTCTCAATATTGAAAGATTTAGCTGTTAGTAGTCTAATAGATCATAATATTCCTTTATCTAGTTATAATGCTAATCTAAATGGTTTACCAAATACTTTTGTACCAGGACGTAATATTTTATTTTTGACGCTAGCATCTATTTATGCTTTTCAAGTAAGAGCAGAAGTTGTCATTACAGGAGTATGCGAAACTGATTTTTCAGGATATCCAGACTGTCGTAAAAAATTTATTCAAGCATTTAACGATGCAGTTAACCTAGGCATGGCTATTAACATTCGTTTTGAAGTACCTTTAATGCATTTAAGTAAAGCAGAAATTTGGGCATTAGCCGATTATTTACAAAAATTATCAATAATACGTACAGAAACTTTAACCTGTTATAATGGAATAAAAGGTGATGGGTGTGGAGAATGTACTTCTTGCTATTTACGTGCACGTGGATTATCTGAATATCTAGCTAATTCTGATAAAATTAAGACTAAAATAAAAAAATATTTTAATTAAATTAGCCATATTTAATATTTGCTTTTTCATGTAAATTTTTTATAATAGATTCAAAACATATTTGCACATTATTTTGAATAAAACTTTCTATTATTTGATCAATTTGATGCTTTAATATCTTTATATGACTAACCTTATCTAAGGTTAATAATATGATATTTTTATGTATATCTTCTCCTATACCCCAAGAAGAAGAGTTACCTATAGGTCTTGGAAGATTAAAAGCAGCTTGTGCTATAGGATCATGAGAAGTACGATCAAAAGACTGTTCATTACTTAATATTAATCCTGCTGATTGTAATGCATCTTTTTTTCCATCTTTTAAGTCAGCTATAATTTTGTTAGCTTTTATTTTTGCTTTCTGTGTTGCTTTATTATACTTTATGATATTTATAATTTGTGTTTTGACTTGATCTAATGGCTTAAGTATTTCTAATACATGCGCATTAATACGTAATATAAAAGCGATATGATTATTTACAGTTATTAAATCAGAATTATTACCAGGAAAACCATTTGAATCTAATAAGCTACCATTGAATATTAATTGTTTAATCTGAGAATAATTAATATTATCTGGTATGTTATTATTTGTAATCCATCCAGTTTCTATTACTTTAAGCCCAGAAACTTGTGCAATATAGTCTAGTGATTTATTATTTTTACTAGCAGCTATGCTTATTTTTCTTTGTATTTTATAAAATGCATTAAGTGCTTTTTCTTGTTTAATATTATTTTCAATTATTTTATGCAGTATAGATAATGGTTTAATTTTTACAGATTGGATATCATCTAAACGGACAATCAAAAATCCTACAGGTAATTTGATAATTCCAGAAAGTTGATTTTTTTGAGTTAAGTTTATTTTTTTTAATTCATCTGGAATATTATTTTTTTCAAACCATCCAATATCGCCTCCTTTTTGAGCAGAAATTATATCTATAGACTTAGTTTTAGCTAAATTAGAAAATTTTTTTCCTTTTTTTAAATCATTAAGAATATTTACAGCATCTATTCTACTTTTAGTTTGAATAATACTAAAACGTTTACGCTGTGGTTGTAAATAATTAGTTTTATTTTTATTATACCATTGATATATTTCTTCTTCGCTAGCAGTTTCTTTTTCTTTTAAATTATTTGCATCAATCTTAATATAACTTAAACGAAAACTCTCTGGTGACATAAAAATATTTTTATTTTGTTCATAATATTCTTTTATTTCATTATCGCTTGCAGTTTGTTGTTTAGATAAAATATTAATATCTAATACGGCAGTACGAACTTTGCGTTGCTGAGACATTAATTCTAATATATCACTTTTTTCATCTTCAAGAATGAAGTTTGTATTAGTAATAATATTAATCAATTGCCAAATAGCTAATTGTTCACGCAATGCTTCAGCATATTGATCAGCTGTTAGTCCTATACTTGCAAGTAAATTTTTATATTTGTCATTATCAAATTTACCATTGGTTTGAAAAACTAACTGATTAAATATAGATTGTTTTACCTGATCATCGCTGATCAAAATATTTAAATCTTTAATGTATTGTTCAAATAATACTTGATCTATCAATTGAGATAGAACTTTTTGATGTATTTCTTGTACATACCACTTATTACTGATAAGTTGAAAAAATTGATCACCTAATATCTTTTGTTGACGTTCTATTTCATTATTATAAATTTGTTCTAATGTAGCATGTCCAATTTTTTGTCCATTAATCTTAACAGCATAATCAACATTATTACTAATTAGATAGTTACCTATACCAGTCACTATAAAAGATAAAATAATTAATGCTAAAATAATTTTAAATATAAAATTCTTTGAGATTATACGCAAATTATCCATCATGCTATGATACTACTCCAATACATTTAATACATCTAAGATTTTAAAAAAATATACTATCGTATATAAATTATAGTGCTAAAAGTCATACCATTTATTTAAAATTACTCAAATAATTTATGTAAATCATATATATATGAGTAGATATTAATTTTTAATTAATTTAAAGTAAATATTTTTATTTTAAAGATCTTTTGCTGCTGTAACTTGTATACTATATGGTTCATTTTCTAGTGCTAGGCTTAAAACTTCTTCAATATGCTTTACTGGATGTATTTTTAAATCTGCAATTATGTTCTGTGGAATTTCTTCCAAATCACGCTTATTTTCATCTGGAATTAGAACTATTTTAATTCCTCCACGATGAGCAGCTAATAATTTTTCTTTTAAACCACCAATTGGTAATACTTGACCACGCAATGTGATTTCTCCAGTCATAGCTACATCAGAACGAACAGGATTACCAGTTAAACAAGAGACTAAAGCTGTACACATAGCAATACCGGCACTTGGACCATCTTTTGGTGTTGCACCTTCTGGAACATGAACATGAATATCACGTTTTTCATAAAAATTACTATTTATTCCTAATTTATCTGCTCGTGCACGAACTACTGTTAGTGCTGCTTGAATAGATTCTTGCATTACTTCCCCTAAAGAACCAGTGTAAGTTAATTTGTCTTTACCTGGAACACAAGCAGTTTCAATAGTCAAAAGATCTCCGCCGACTTCAGTCCAAGCTAAACCAGTGACTTGACCTATTCTATTCTCATTGTCAGCACGACCATAATCAAAACGTTTCACACCAAGAAAATCTTTAAGGTTGTTACCATTAATAGTGATACTTTTTTTTGTTTTATCAATTAATAAGGATTTAACTGTTTTACGACATAATTTAGAAAGCTCTCGTTCAAGGCCACGTACACCAGCCTCTCGAGTATAATAACGAATAATGCCATTAATTGCACTATCATCAATATTGATTTCATTTTTTTTCAATGCATTACGATGTATTTGCTTAGTTAATAAATGCTGTCTTGCTATGTTTAATTTTTCATCTTCAGTATAACCAGAAAGACGAATAACTTCCATACGATCTAGTAATGGTGCTGGAATATTCATAGAATTTGATGTAGCTACAAACATAACATTAGAAAGGTCATAATCGACTTCTAAATAATGATCATTAAATGCAATATTTTGTTCTGGATCAAGAACTTCTAATAATGCTGAAGCTGGATCACCTCGCATATCAAAAGACATCTTATCTATTTCATCTAATAAAAAAAGAGGATTTTTTACTCCAATTTTAGCCATTTTCTGAATAATTTTACCTGGCATAGAACCTATGTAAGTACGACGATGACCACGAATTTCTGCTTCATCACGTACTCCACCTAAAGCCATGCGAACATATTTACGTCCTGTAGCTTTTGCAATTGATTGTCCTAAAGAAGTTTTACCTACTCCAGGTGGACCGACAAGACACAATATAGGTCCTTTTATTTTGCTAATACGACTTTGCACTGCAAGATATTCAAGAATACGGTCTTTTACTCGCTCTAAACCATAATGATCAGTATCTAATGTTTTCTGTGCCTTACATATATCTTTTTTTACTTTACTACGAGCATGCCATGGAACTTGAAGCATCCAGTCAATATAACTTCTAACTACAGTTGCTTCTGCTGACATTGAAGACATCATTTTTAGTTTCTGTAATTCAGATTCAGTTTTTTCACGAACTTCAGTAGGCATTTTAGCTGCTTCAATTTTACGTTTTAGTATCTCATACTCATCTGGGGTATCATCCATTTCTCCTAATTCTTTTTGAATAGCTTTCATTTGCTCATTCAAATAATATTCACGTTGACTTTTTTCCATCTGTTTTTTTACACGATTACGAATACGCTTTTCCACTTGTAATAAATCTATTTCTGATTCCATCATTGCCATTAAGTATTCTAAACGTTCATTAACATCCGACATTTCTAATACTGATTGTTTATCTACTAATTTTAACGGCATATGTGCCGCTACTGTATCAGCTAAACGAGCAGCATCATCTATGCTATTTAAAGAAATTAATACTTCAGGTGGTATTTTTTTGTTAAGTTTTATATATCCTTCAAACTGATTAATAGCAGTACGTACTAATACTTCTTGTTCACGTTCTTCTACATCAGGTGAAATAAAATATTCAACTTGAGCAACAAAATGATCCTCATTATTAGATAAAGTTGTAATACGTGCGCGTTGTAATCCTTCTACCAATACTTTTACTGTGCCATCAGGTAACTTAAGCATCTGTAATACAGAAGCTATCGTACCTACAGAAAAAAGTTCATTTATACCAGGTTCATCGGTTGAAGCTTCCTTTTGGGCAACTAACATTATTTTTTTATCATTATCCATTGCAGCTTCAAGGCACCGAATAGATTTTTCTCGACCGACAAACAATGGCATGACCATGTGCGGATAAACTACTACGTCGCGCAACGGCAACACAGGAATTTTTATACGTTTAGAACGCTCTGGATTCATAGAGCTCTCTCTTTTTAGTGTAGTATCTGCCATAGTAATGGGAACTGTGTTATATATAAAAATGATTAAACCTATTAAGATAACTGACTATATGGGGATTCTTGTAATACATTCAATGTTTTCAATTAAAGAAAAACTAAATAGAACATTTATCCATTTTAAAACAACAATATAGCACAATCATTTATTCACCTAAAACTTGAATATCTTGTTTAGTATTGTAAATCAATATTGGTTTAGATTGACCATTAATAACGAATTCATCAATAACTACTTTTTCAACATTCTCCATAGATGGAAGATCGTACATTATTTCTAATAATACTGCTTCAACAATAGATCTTAAACCACGAGCACCTGTTTTACGTAAATTTGCTTTCTTAACAATTGCAGTAAGAGCATTCTCACAAAATTCTAATTCAACTCCTTCTAAATTAAATAATGCTTGATATTGTTTAGTTAGAGCATTTTTAGGTTCACGTAAAATACGAATTAATGCTTTTTCACTCAACTCACTTAAAATAGCCACTACTGGTAAACGACCAATAAATTCTGGAATTAAACCAAATTTTATAAGGTCTTCTGGTGCAACTTGAGATAATAGTGTATTTTCATTATTTTCTTGCAATTGGTCTTTTATTGTAGCAGTAAAACCTATACTAGATCCTATTTCTATTCGTTCAGAGATAAGTTTACTCAATCCTGCAAAAGCACCACCACAAATAAATAAAATTTTAGATGTATCAACTTGTAAAAATTCTTGTTGAGGATGTTTACGGCCACCTTGTGGAGGAACAGCAGCTATCGTGCCTTCTATTAATTTTAGTAGAGCTTGTTGTACTCCTTCACCGGAAACATCACGAGTAATGGATGGATTATCAGATTTACGTGAAATTTTATCTATCTCATCAATATAAACAATACCGCGTTGAGCTTTTTGAACATTATAATCACACTTTTGTAATAGTTTTTGGATGATATTTTCTACATCTTCACCTACATAGCCAGCTTCAGTTAAAGTAGTGGCATCAGCTATTGTAAATGGTACATCTAAAAAACGAGCCAATGTTTCAGCAAGTAATGTTTTACCACTACCTGTTGGACCAATAAGTAAAATATTACTCTTTCCTAATTCTATTCCATTATTAGTATCACTATTACGTAGACGTTTATAATGGTTATAAACAGCTACTGCTAATACTTTTTTTGCGTGTTCCTGATCTATCACATAATCATCAAGATGATGACGTATTTCATGTGGTTTAGGTAATTCATTATTACTACGATATGGAGTAACTTTATTCGTTTTTTCACTAACCATATCATTACATAAATCAATACATTCGTTACATATATAAACTGATGGTCCAGCAATCAACTTGCGTACATCATTTTGACTTTTACCACAGAAAGAACAGTACAACAGCTCTGTCATCAATTAACCTCTTTGAATTTTTAAAACTAACAAAAACTGAAACCTTAATAAAAATTATTATACTGTCACTATATCACGTGTAGTACATAATACATCAACAAGAACTTTATATATTAATCAATTTAGTGTTTACTTACATGAGATATAACGTGTAAAGTTAACACTTAAGTCTTATTATCGATGCTTCAAGATAGAGTCAACTAATCCATATTTAACAGCTTCATTAGCAGATAAAAAACAATCTCGTTCAGTATCACGTTCAATTTGTTCAAGCGATTGTCCAGTGTGTTTAGCCATTAGTTCGTTAATACGTTTTTTTACTTTTAAGATCTCTCGTGCATGAATTTCAATATCGGTAGCTTGACCTTGATAACCACCTAACGGCTGATGAATCATTACTCGTGAGTTAGCAAGACAAAAACGTTTACCTTTTGTTCCAGCAG includes:
- the ppiD gene encoding peptidylprolyl isomerase yields the protein MMDNLRIISKNFIFKIILALIILSFIVTGIGNYLISNNVDYAVKINGQKIGHATLEQIYNNEIERQQKILGDQFFQLISNKWYVQEIHQKVLSQLIDQVLFEQYIKDLNILISDDQVKQSIFNQLVFQTNGKFDNDKYKNLLASIGLTADQYAEALREQLAIWQLINIITNTNFILEDEKSDILELMSQQRKVRTAVLDINILSKQQTASDNEIKEYYEQNKNIFMSPESFRLSYIKIDANNLKEKETASEEEIYQWYNKNKTNYLQPQRKRFSIIQTKSRIDAVNILNDLKKGKKFSNLAKTKSIDIISAQKGGDIGWFEKNNIPDELKKINLTQKNQLSGIIKLPVGFLIVRLDDIQSVKIKPLSILHKIIENNIKQEKALNAFYKIQRKISIAASKNNKSLDYIAQVSGLKVIETGWITNNNIPDNINYSQIKQLIFNGSLLDSNGFPGNNSDLITVNNHIAFILRINAHVLEILKPLDQVKTQIINIIKYNKATQKAKIKANKIIADLKDGKKDALQSAGLILSNEQSFDRTSHDPIAQAAFNLPRPIGNSSSWGIGEDIHKNIILLTLDKVSHIKILKHQIDQIIESFIQNNVQICFESIIKNLHEKANIKYG
- the queC gene encoding 7-cyano-7-deazaguanine synthase QueC, with translation MKRAVLLFSGGQDSTTCLIQANNLYDEIHCITFYYGQRHHKEIEVATELAYNLGMKNHKIIDVSILKDLAVSSLIDHNIPLSSYNANLNGLPNTFVPGRNILFLTLASIYAFQVRAEVVITGVCETDFSGYPDCRKKFIQAFNDAVNLGMAINIRFEVPLMHLSKAEIWALADYLQKLSIIRTETLTCYNGIKGDGCGECTSCYLRARGLSEYLANSDKIKTKIKKYFN
- a CDS encoding YbaB/EbfC family nucleoid-associated protein, whose translation is MFGKGGLSNLMKQAQQMQDKMAKIQAEIAALEVTGESGAGLVKVTINGAHNCRRIKIDPSLLEDDKEMLEDLIAAAFNDAARRIVENQKEKIAAVSAGMQLPPGFNMPF
- the lon gene encoding endopeptidase La, with amino-acid sequence MNPERSKRIKIPVLPLRDVVVYPHMVMPLFVGREKSIRCLEAAMDNDKKIMLVAQKEASTDEPGINELFSVGTIASVLQMLKLPDGTVKVLVEGLQRARITTLSNNEDHFVAQVEYFISPDVEEREQEVLVRTAINQFEGYIKLNKKIPPEVLISLNSIDDAARLADTVAAHMPLKLVDKQSVLEMSDVNERLEYLMAMMESEIDLLQVEKRIRNRVKKQMEKSQREYYLNEQMKAIQKELGEMDDTPDEYEILKRKIEAAKMPTEVREKTESELQKLKMMSSMSAEATVVRSYIDWMLQVPWHARSKVKKDICKAQKTLDTDHYGLERVKDRILEYLAVQSRISKIKGPILCLVGPPGVGKTSLGQSIAKATGRKYVRMALGGVRDEAEIRGHRRTYIGSMPGKIIQKMAKIGVKNPLFLLDEIDKMSFDMRGDPASALLEVLDPEQNIAFNDHYLEVDYDLSNVMFVATSNSMNIPAPLLDRMEVIRLSGYTEDEKLNIARQHLLTKQIHRNALKKNEINIDDSAINGIIRYYTREAGVRGLERELSKLCRKTVKSLLIDKTKKSITINGNNLKDFLGVKRFDYGRADNENRIGQVTGLAWTEVGGDLLTIETACVPGKDKLTYTGSLGEVMQESIQAALTVVRARADKLGINSNFYEKRDIHVHVPEGATPKDGPSAGIAMCTALVSCLTGNPVRSDVAMTGEITLRGQVLPIGGLKEKLLAAHRGGIKIVLIPDENKRDLEEIPQNIIADLKIHPVKHIEEVLSLALENEPYSIQVTAAKDL
- the dnaX gene encoding DNA polymerase III subunit gamma/tau encodes the protein MSYKVLARKWRPQIFADVVGQKYVLAALTNGLSQKRIHHAYLFSGTRGVGKTSIARLFVKGLNCEIGITEIPCGQCKNCREIEEGHFIDLIEIDAASRTKVEDTLDLLDNVQYASVCGRFKVYLIDEVHMLSRHSFNALLKILEEPPLHVKFLLATTEPQKLPSTIISRCLQFHLKSLSIEQIQQQLEYILKQEHIQSEPRALYLISNAAHGSMRDALSLTEQAIAIGHGSIRRKIVVEMLGMLDDEQPLSLIEALVEGKVSEVMELLNYVALQSIEWESLLVEMIRLLHRIAMIQLLPTSLKFFNDDNPKNMQRLCCLARVLPPTDVQLYYQILLMGRKELPLAPNHRLGVEMTMLRALVFHPQENISYPIQEPILKTQKCSQFSSEYENTKLHTVKNLTYENLFPLSSNSEEISKLDNMPNTINHLLKARSQLLKENKLKKSNVTDNITENIKQNIDKFPITTLDKLKLSCWENNQKSNDDPLVTTYKNLELNHKIINKNDIISKIKKKTNTDELSVTQEVLNEKRRDIEEWISEITTFVLPESAKQLALNSWKEINEKGIVTLHLRSSHQHLNSTDVYKLLQDAISKNRNKLIKLIIIIDDDYSKSLTPIEWYHSIYQKKLKKAHQSIKNDIYVQTLRQLFDADLDEESIIPI
- the htpG gene encoding molecular chaperone HtpG, yielding MIMQGQETRTFQSEVKQLLNMMIHSLYSNKEIFLRELISNASDAADKLRFLALSTPDLYEGNGNLHVRISINKENRTLTITDNGIGMRRDEVIENIGTIAQSGTKNFIKSMGSSQIQDNQLIGQFGVGFYSAFIVADKVTIRTRAAGVKIEEGVFWESSGEGEYTLANIEKNDRGTEVILHFRKGEDEFLDMSRVRSVISKYSDHIALPVEMEIKKEDSNIFTWEKINKAQALWTRTKSEISVDEYKEFYKHIAHDFNDPLIWTHNRVEGKQEYTSLLYIPSQAPFDMWNRDIKYGLKLYVQRVFIMDDTKQFIPNYLRFIRGLIDSNDLPLNVSRELLQNSRITQSLRSSIIKRTLQMLEKLAKDDEEKYNQFWKEFGMVLKEGPAEDHENQQAIAKLLRFTTTYSKDSTQNISLDSYLNRMVKGQEKIYFITSDSYAAAKSNPHLEIFYKKGIEVLLLSDRIDEWMMSYLVEFNGKHFQSVSKVDNSLNKLNNEEENAEVVAHKKESEKHFEAFIKRVKNLLGDRVKEVRLTHRLTDTPAIVITDENEITTQMAKLFAAAGQNVPEVKYIFEINPNHSLIKRIADIQQEELFIEWIELLLEQALLAERGTLNDPHKFIRRINQLLITH